The Brassica napus cultivar Da-Ae chromosome C1, Da-Ae, whole genome shotgun sequence DNA segment gcaaaaaacaataaatacattattttaattgttaacttttggttatatcaataaattttcgccactcataattttactttttaatttatgtttaaattttaaaaataaatacattaattatatctcaaaacatcatacatttgcatacaaaataaaaaaaaaagaacatcatACATTCGTATCCGGATACGCTATTTTAATTGTTACCTTTTCattatatcaataaagtttcactactcataattttattttttaatttatgtttaaattttaaaaataaatacattaattatatctcaaaacatcatacatttgtatacaaaataaaaagatagaacagggagttatatatatatatatatatatttttggtcaaagaaaaagtaatacatatatatattacacccaaaaaaaaagacaaaatatgCTTTTATCAGATTCTgcaattaatgtatatatatattacaccAAAAAATAAGACAAAATATGCTTTTATCAGATTCCGCatattacaccaaaaaaaaaggacaaAACGATGGAGGCTTCTTAGGATTGAATCATACAGTTATGTCTTAGCGAATTACTAACACGTACTTTGACTAATCGTTTAAGAAAATGCTCCTCTTTAGGATTGAATCATACAGTTATGTCTTAGCTAAATCTCCATGATCCCTTTAGCATCATCCAGATTTACTCCACATAATAAAAAATCAAGCGTTTGTTTATACATTGATTCTACTATCTTTAAGATTCATCCAAATTTATCCCACATGATTAAAAAGTCAAGTATAAGCTCTAAGggatatttatattatatcaaaattttcaaatagaaGTAACATATACGTAGATTATGATAGCATGTAGTTATGTTCATAAAACCTTAGCaaggttttattttattatttgaaactATATCTTTTCAAATATGAATTGGGTATATGTAATCAAGATTATTTTCTATCTTTAGAggactatatataaaaataatttgtttagtTAGTTTTATGAAATTAACATATCTAAAACTGAGATTTGAAATTTTAGAGGATAATTTGATGATAATTTTAGAGGATAATTTGATGATGAGAAAATTTGTGACAGAAGAACACAAtcaatgaaaatgaaatttcaTCTTTctaaaaatctcaaaatattaTCTAGAAGGTGGGACCTTCATGTTTATTTTGTCTAATTCAAAACAAACAAGCCGGTCAAAATAATCTTACTTTTTAACTCTGGTCTTAGTCAATAAATGAGTGCTTCCTCCGTTGAAATTTAGACACTGGAAAAATTGTACTTGCAAATTGAGTGGTCGGTCCGCGACAAAACCAAGATGAAAAGTCGTGTTTTATATCTTtctatcttaatattttaagatGTGATTGGTCTTTGTGGGGATTAAACTCACACCATTTGTCTTCAGAAATTTCTTTCTGGATATGTTTGGtgaatctctctctttctctactTTTTGCATTTCGCTTCATTCTCTTTACATTTTCTTTCATATAAAGGAGTGGGTGAGAGGGTTGGTGAAATCTGAAAGGAATCAAATATCGTTGGAGTTTGTTGCCTGTCTACTGTAAGTCCAAGTGTCTAATCTTTTTGACCTATTTGTTGCAATCCTGGAGTACAGCCTTGACCTTTTTAACACACCCATCCATGTGATATATGCTCATTCATATGAAGCACCAAGTTTAAGTGTCTTATAAGGTATTGATTACAGTTTGTTAATTTACATCTGATAGAAGCTGTGACACTCATCAAAAGCTATGGACTTCAATAAACAAGCTCATCCGGATTGTGTATATTCTGCCAATCCTTTCCATGAATGTGCTTCAGCTTGTTTAGAGAGAATTGCTCAAGGCCATGTGATCAAGAAGACCCCTAAGAAGCAAGGTAAAAGCTTATTCtaattattgttttgtttttgctatttattttttggtctttagtatatatatgtattctgATTCTTGTTTTTATTACAGGTTCAAAGATTCTTAGCTTCTCAGGGAGTTTCGGTAGGAAAAAGAAGGAAACGCATTCGCAACCGCTTTCACCGTTATCTGCAAAGCCTTATCAAAACGGTGGAGGCGGTTTTGAAAACGCTAATACACCAAAGGCTCATCGTTCGGTGCCTCCAACTGTTGCCGTCAAGAACAAGAACGTTTCTGATTCGGATAagtctttctcctcttcttcatccacTGACCCTGATGACTTCTTTAAGCATAAACCGGAGATGAAACTCTCTCAGATCATTCCTCTTTCACCTAAACCGGGAAAACAAGACCACAACGTGAAGACTGAAGCAGGCAGAGAAACTACACTGTTTAATCTCCTAAGCTCTCCAATACAGCATGAAAGAGAGAGCAGTGATGATTAcaacgatgatgatgattacAACAATGAGATTGGAGTAGAGCTCGATCTTGAATCAGTTATGTCCGACACTTTTGTCTctgtcggaaaataccgagTGAGGTCTGGTTCGTCCGCAATTCTAACCGCTATCATCGAGAAACATGGAGACATTGCTCAGAACTGTAAGCTGGAGTCGGACTCCATGCGGTCCCGTTACCTCGAGTGTTTATGCTCGTTGATGCAGGAACTCAGGTCAACTCCTGTCGGGCAGTTGACTAAAGTCAAAGTCAAAGAGATGCTCGCGGTTCTCAAAGACTTGGAGTCTGTGAACATCGAAGTGGCTTGGCTACGTCAGGTTCTTGAGGAGTTCGCGCGGTTTCAAGAAGATGCAGAGACTGAGAAAGAGAGGCAAGAGGGTTTAGTGAAGGCTAAGAGAGAGGAGCTCGAAGGTCAAGAagcgggtttggttcggttgGAGGAGGAAGTGGCCAAAGCTAGGTTGAGGATCATGGAGACACGGGCCGTGATGGTCGAGATGGAGAGGGAACGGTCGAGGATGGAGAAAATGGGATTCGAAATGGAGAAGTTTAAAGGGAAAACGTTTTTAGATGAGCTTCTGTGAGGGTGTGATGTTGTTAGTAGTAAGTAGTAGCACAAAATCAAAAAATACTCTAAATGAGTTGTTTTCAAAGGTTAGGCTTTAAGTATATGGGAAAGCTTTTTCACTAAGGTGAATGTTTGCTTATTAGTAGTAACTTGTGGATGCTGTTGAAGTCTTTTTTGTTGAGATATCTTGTTTTTTgtactaataaataaatatgtttggCTTTGTGATGCAAGGTGGATGTTTATTTATTAGTAGTAACTTGTGAAGGTGTTGAAgtcttttctttgtttgttgctaatatataaaaatggttGTTTTGCCAATGTTTTTAGTTTATCACTTAGTCAACATTCAAATTAGTTGCatatttaaatagttattttgATTGTATAAAAAATGTCAACGACACTGTGGAGTACTACTATAGAAGAAAGACAGAATAAACTCTTCTGCTTTGTATACACTTCTCATCTGCTTCGGAATGCAACACATTAACCAACAAATTTGTTATTGGCGACAGTGCCATTACGCTTCAGTTACTCATATGGGCTTTACACTGAGCCCACTGAAACGTGGCCCAACCAGCAGCTTCCCCTTGGTTTTGTTTTACTCACAAAACCGGAGACTAATCATAAACCGGCAAAAGTGTACCCGCATTTTCACAAGAGTTTGTTATCGCACAAGAGTGAACTAATAATCAAATAACCTCGTTAGAGTCAAGTCCTAAGTCTCAACTAATAGTGAGAGCAAAAATTTTAACAGTAGATGACATCAAAAACAAATTGGTTGTCGCTTGAAATCACCTTGACAACGAACGAATCTTTGTgatgcttgtttttttttttttgataattcttGACGAATAATtgtgaaataataaaatcatttcaaagtCGCTTGCTTCCAAAGATAATATGGTTTATTTATTACAACTTGCAACATTGCTGTTATCCAGAACCTAGAAAGGAACTGAAAACAAAACCCTTACGGCCCAATTTATATAAGCAGTGGTCCCTCAGCTGCTTAGGTTAACAACAAACTTCAAAACGAGTGGACTATATTGGAAGCTAACAAGTAACAAGAAGAGataacaaagaacaaaaaaaaaaaaaagattataacgGCTAGGCTACTGTTGTGGTCCCTTCTCTCTCACTTCTCCGTGTCTCACTTTACTGAAAAGACGAGACGTGACATCGTTTCTACCCCCTCACATACGTGATTGTGATcgtttttagaaaaattacgGTATATTCGGATGTGAAGTTGCCCATGTGTGATGATAATTAGCTAATCGACACGCGTTGAAAAGCTGAGTGCGGTGGAGAAATGGGTTTAATGTCTCGTTTCTTGTTTATCTTATTCTTATTTTATTCCTTGactaatacaaaaaatattgatatagtCTTTCTTTATTTAAGCTtagtatattaattttattaatcagaagaaaatactaaaaagaagggaactttttttttcttagcttttgggcctgtttgtttcttcatctggatggaccatctggatgaagatgagagttttgttggtttaggcactaaaagtgcaactcattcagatggatcatccggatgacttttgaaaatttaggcttaattttaaagtccattcagctgaaccaatttggatcatttgaatggagatggttcattcaaaatggtataatgtctattataccCCTAATGTAATTCAGAAATTATAAacctaaacataatatcatttttgtcacaaacgaaaactgacaaaactacaaaaacacTTTCTCCCGtgctaaaaactattttttcacgccaaaaccccaaaacg contains these protein-coding regions:
- the LOC106375271 gene encoding uncharacterized protein LOC106375271 → MDFNKQAHPDCVYSANPFHECASACLERIAQGHVIKKTPKKQGSKILSFSGSFGRKKKETHSQPLSPLSAKPYQNGGGGFENANTPKAHRSVPPTVAVKNKNVSDSDKSFSSSSSTDPDDFFKHKPEMKLSQIIPLSPKPGKQDHNVKTEAGRETTLFNLLSSPIQHERESSDDYNDDDDYNNEIGVELDLESVMSDTFVSVGKYRVRSGSSAILTAIIEKHGDIAQNCKLESDSMRSRYLECLCSLMQELRSTPVGQLTKVKVKEMLAVLKDLESVNIEVAWLRQVLEEFARFQEDAETEKERQEGLVKAKREELEGQEAGLVRLEEEVAKARLRIMETRAVMVEMERERSRMEKMGFEMEKFKGKTFLDELL